A genomic window from Periophthalmus magnuspinnatus isolate fPerMag1 chromosome 16, fPerMag1.2.pri, whole genome shotgun sequence includes:
- the LOC129456898 gene encoding B-cell receptor CD22-like, whose product METHPISCLILLVTAVPCYSNSYATIETPSLAAFVGTCVEIKCKVTGEVPDEDALWFWMKDGTWFGSEYSGTIVYNPCLITFDNPAPVQENHDISLTCSTPKSCSKYLEIESVPPSGLRTSQSSVSFTATASFRASWRDNNKEFTCQTRGNKDPQLIKKIRISVLYKPKNTNTEIVGQTREVEEGRSVTFKCNSDANPHPGSYYWYKDSKYIQYTAVNRLEMEKVQRADEGCYSCRATNKHGSGGHSTAVCIQVSSPPTSLTLSMDSEAQ is encoded by the exons ATGGAAACCCATCCAATCAGCTGTCTCATTCTTCTTGTTACAG CTGTTCCCTGCTACTCAAACAGTTATGCAACAATAGAAACCCCCTCTCTGGCTGCCTTTGTGGGGACATGTGTGGAGATCAAATGTAAAGTCACTGGAGAAGTACCTGATGAAGATGCTCTGTGGTTCTGGATGAAGGATGGGACATGGTTTGGAAGTGAATACAGTGGCACCATTGTCTACA ACCCATGTCTAATCACATTTGACAATCCAGCACCTGTACAAGAGAATCATGACATCAGTCTCACATGTTCTACTCCGAAGTCATGTTCTAAATACTTGGAAATTGAAAGTGTTCCTCCATCTGGTTTAAGAACATCTCAGTCTTCTGTTAGTTTTACAGCAACAGCGTCCTTCAGAGCCTCATGGAGGGACAACAACAAAGAGTTCACCTGCCAAACACGAGGAAACAAGGACCCACAACTGATTAAGAAGATCAGAATCTCAGTGCTGT ACAAACCAAAAAACACCAACACTGAAATTGTTGGTCAAACCAGAGAAGTAGAGGAGGGTCGTTCAGTGACCTTCAAATGTAACAGTGATGCCAACCCTCATCCTGGTTCATACTACTGGTATAAAGACAGTAAATATATTCAGTACACAGCTGTAAACCGTCTGGAGATGGAGAAAGTGCAGAGAGCAGACGAGGGCTGCTACAGCTGCAGGGCGACCAACAAACATGGATCAGGAGGTCACAGCACAGCCGTGTGTATACAGGTGTCCT CTCCTCCCACCAGTCTGACTCTGTCCATGGACTCAGAGGCACAATGA